The Zingiber officinale cultivar Zhangliang chromosome 9A, Zo_v1.1, whole genome shotgun sequence genome window below encodes:
- the LOC122020253 gene encoding trihelix transcription factor GTL1-like — protein sequence MQSSYGGVSEIQQFMVEGCGGSTPSLFSNTADIHSTAAGGSNPLKYQAPPPAAVLPPHFAHFHSIPITQQLFQQPPAAAVHQFQLFHPHHHQQLNYQPLEPRRMQMPHHQQLGLDQDSGPENSASSARVTMPAGGGGGGGAGGPPPSFLAEAMNFKLAVNESSGGGSREGINDEDGILRGDDDGSESRLHHWPQRDDESSIKELSWRPLDLDIDYINTNGKRCKNKEPEISINTAGKVSKKSKEDAGAGSSNYKIFSELEAIYKPGGSSGGVNRTGSGSALTGDETPLLHAAAMAPPGLPSGADCVGGMSETSAGEEAGRPGKKIINNRNSSGKRRRKRRRWQRQLSSVAAFFESLVKQLMDHQESLHRKFLEAMENREQERTSREEAWRKQEAAKSCREAAARAHERKLASSREAAIVAFLEKITGESLNLPPKPQFSDEHKNYHENNPQTEPYAEEAAFGDQESNKVLFSTSRWPKTEVQALIRVRSGLESRFQEPGLKSPLWEEVSATMTAMGYLRSAKRCKEKWENINKYFRKTKESGKKRPQHSKTCPYFQQLDQLYSRSSLNKDSNNINPKKQRLTDQEHDPKEKHDDTEDKRTDNSELLDAIVVPPAAAADYPSLKFGFDFNGKVADENLEDGGSAPNLDRNGDENEEGEEQGSEEAEGDQEREEGEEEERESQDQELHDTSLFFQSLQS from the exons ATGCAGTCGAGTTATGGAGGAGTGTCGGAGATCCAGCAATTCATGGTAGAAGGCTGTGGTGGCAGCACCCCCTCGCTCTTCTCCAACACGGCCGACATCCACTCGACCGCTGCCGGTGGAAGTAACCCTCTCAAGTACCAGGCGCCGCCACCGGCTGCGGTGCTGCCTCCCCATTTCGCGCATTTCCACTCCATTCCTATCACCCAGCAGCTCTTCCAGCAGCCGCCTGCGGCGGCGGTGCACCAATTCCAGCTCTTCCATCCTCACCACCACCAGCAGCTGAATTACCAGCCTCTGGAGCCGCGGCGGATGCAGATGCCGCACCACCAGCAGCTTGGACTGGACCAGGATTCCGGCCCCGAGAACTCTGCCTCTTCGGCTCGTGTCACTATGCCAGCTGGTGGAGGTGGTGGCGGCGGCGCCGGCGGCCCGCCGCCATCCTTTCTAGCGGAGGCGATGAACTTTAAGCTTGCAGTGAACGAGAGCAGTGGGGGCGGAAGCCGCGAGGGGATCAACGATGAGGATGGCATCTTGCGAGGAGACGACGACGGATCGGAGAGTCGTCTTCATCACTGGCCGCAGAGAGACGATGAGTCTTCCATTAAAGAGCTATCCTG GAGGCCATTGGATTTGGATATCGACTACATCAACACGAATGGCAAAAGGTGCAAGAACAAAGAGCCCGAGATCTCAATTAACACCGCCGGGAAGGTGTCCAAGAAGAGCAAAGAGGATGCCGGCGCAGGGAGCAGCAACTACAAGATCTTCAGTGAGCTAGAGGCCATCTACAAGCCAGGCGGAAGCAGTGGCGGCGTCAATCGGACTGGCTCTGGCTCCGCGCTCACCGGCGATGAGACCCCCCTGTTGCACGCCGCCGCAATGGCACCTCCGGGCCTGCCTTCAGGTGCCGATTGTGTCGGAGGAATGTCGGAGACGTCGGCGGGAGAGGAGGCGGGGCGGCCAGGGAAAAAAATTATCAACAACAGAAACAGCAgtgggaagaggaggaggaagcggCGGCGGTGGCAGCGGCAGCTGAGTTCGGTTGCGGCCTTCTTCGAGAGCCTGGTTAAGCAACTGATGGACCACCAAGAGAGCCTCCACCGGAAGTTCCTGGAGGCGATGGAGAACCGCGAGCAGGAGCGGACCAGCCGCGAGGAGGCGTGGCGGAAGCAGGAGGCGGCCAAGTCCTGCCGCGAGGCGGCGGCCCGCGCTCACGAGCGCAAACTCGCCTCCTCCCGCGAGGCCGCCATCGTAGCCTTCCTCGAAAAGATCACAGGAGAGAGCCTAAATCTCCCTCCTAAGCCCCAATTCTCCGACGAACACAAAAATTACCACGAAAATAACCCCCAAACCGAGCCCTACGCCGAGGAGGCGGCGTTCGGGGATCAAGAAAGTAACAAGGTGCTGTTCAGCACGAGTAGGTGGCCGAAGACGGAGGTGCAGGCGTTGATCCGAGTCCGCAGTGGACTTGAGTCGCGGTTCCAGGAGCCGGGGCTGAAGAGTCCCCTGTGGGAGGAAGTGAGCGCCACCATGACCGCCATGGGCTACCTCCGCAGCGCCAAGCGGTGCAAGGAGAAGTGGGAGAACATCAATAAGTACTTCAGAAAGACCAAAGAAAGCGGGAAGAAGAGACCGCAACACTCCAAGACCTGCCCTTACTTCCAACAGCTCGACCAACTCTACTCCAGGTCCTCGCTCAACAAAGACAGCAATAATATTAATCCCAAGAAGCAGAGGTTAACGGATCAAGAACATGATCCTAAGGAGAAGCACGACGACACTGAAGATAAAAGAACCGACAACTCCGAGCTACTCGACGCCATCGTCGTGCCACCGGCCGCCGCCGCCGATTACCCAAGCCTCAAGTTCGGGTTCGACTTCAATGGCAAAGTGGCGGACGAAAATCTCGAAGACGGTGGATCAGCTCCAAATTTAGACCGCAATGGTGACGAAAACGAGGAGGGCGAGGAGCAAGGAAGTGAAGAAGCGGAAGGAgaccaagaaagagaagaaggagaagaagaagaaagggaaagccAAGACCAAGAACTACACGATACGAGCCTCTTCTTCCAGAGCCTCCAATCCTGA